CCGCGGCGCGCGAGCTCGAGCGCCGTGGCCCGGCCGATGCCGGTGGCGGCGCCGGTGACGATCGCGCCCTTCCCGCGCAAGTCGAACTTCGACCCGGCGGGCTGGGGCTGCTCTTGGTGCGTGACTTCCTCGAGGAGCGCCGTGACGGCGTCCTGCTGGGGCTTGGGCACGGCGCGAAAGTACGCCTCGGCCAGATGGGCCGCAAGGCCGGGTCATTGACGGGCCCGAGACCCCAACGCTATGCTAGCCCTCAACATGCGACCAATCCTGTCCGGACTCGTCTGGGTCGCGGTCGCCGCGCTTGGCGCGCTCGGCTTCGGCGTGATGGCGCTTTCCCGCGGCGAGACCGTCAGCGCCGCGTGGCTTCTCATCGCCGGCGTCTGCACTTACGTGGTCGCGTTCCGCTTCTACTCGCGCTTCCTCGCAACCAAGGTCTTCGGGCTCGACGACCGCCGCGCCACGCCGGCGGAACGGCTGAACAACGGCCGCGACTTCGTGCCGACGAACAAGTGGGTGTTGTACGGCCACCACTTCGCGGCCATCTCGGGCGCGGGGCCGCTCATCGGCCCCGTCCTCGCGGCGCAGTTCGGCTTCCTGCCGGGCACGCTGTGGCTCATCGCCGGGGTGGTGCTGGGCGGCGCGGTGCAGGACTTCACGATCCTCTTCGCCTCGATGCGCCGCGACGGCAAGTCGCTCGGCCAGATGGCGAAGGAGGAGGTGAATCCGGCCGCCGGGTTGGCCGCCATGGTCGCCATCCTGGCGATCATGATCATCCTGCTGGCCGTGCTCGCGCTGGTGGTCGTGAACGCGCTGCGCGACAGCCCGTGGGGGCTCTTCACCATCGGCTGCACGGTGCCCATCGCCCTCCTCATGGGCTGGTGGATGAAGCGGTTCCGGCCCGGGAAAGTGGCCGAGGCCTCGGCCATCGGCGTGGCGCTGCTGGTGCTGGCGCTGGTGGGCGGCCAGTGGGTGTCGGAGCATCCCGCGCTCTCGTTCGCCTTCACGTGGTCCGGGACGCAGCTGGCCTGGGCGGTGATCGGCTACGGCTTCATCGCGTCGGTGCTTCCGGTGTGGATGCTGCTCTGCCCGCGCGACTACCTCTCGACCTTCCTCAAGATCGGGACCGTGCTGGTCCTCGGCGTGGCGATCCTGATCCTGCTGCCGCCGCTCAGGCTGCCTGCGGTCACCCAGTTTGCCGACGGCTCGGGGCCGGTGTTCGCCGGCAAGCTGTTCCCGTTCGCGTTCATCACCATCGCCTGCGGCGCCGTTTCGGGGTTTCACTCGCTGGTGGC
The window above is part of the Gemmatimonadales bacterium genome. Proteins encoded here:
- a CDS encoding carbon starvation CstA family protein; its protein translation is MRPILSGLVWVAVAALGALGFGVMALSRGETVSAAWLLIAGVCTYVVAFRFYSRFLATKVFGLDDRRATPAERLNNGRDFVPTNKWVLYGHHFAAISGAGPLIGPVLAAQFGFLPGTLWLIAGVVLGGAVQDFTILFASMRRDGKSLGQMAKEEVNPAAGLAAMVAILAIMIILLAVLALVVVNALRDSPWGLFTIGCTVPIALLMGWWMKRFRPGKVAEASAIGVALLVLALVGGQWVSEHPALSFAFTWSGTQLAWAVIGYGFIASVLPVWMLLCPRDYLSTFLKIGTVLVLGVAILILLPPLRLPAVTQFADGSGPVFAGKLFPFAFITIACGAVSGFHSLVASGTTPKMVTKETDARLIGYGGMLTESFVGLMAMVAAATLDPGVYFAMNVGPGILGGTVESAAQQIGEWGFTLQPEQMTELARQMGETTLLSRTGGAPSLAVGMAGILGGVFTGPGLALWYHFAIMFEALFILTTVDTGTRVGRFMLQELGGHVWKPFGRTSWYPSIVLSSALVVGGWGYFLYQGVVDPLGGINSLWPLFGIANQLLAAVALCVGTTIIIKMGKARYAWVTLAPLAWLVTVTLTAGVQKVFAADPRLGFLAHASSLVGSTNAGAARMILNDRLDAGLALAFMSVVVVVIAASAREWWMVL